A region from the Acyrthosiphon pisum isolate AL4f chromosome A1, pea_aphid_22Mar2018_4r6ur, whole genome shotgun sequence genome encodes:
- the LOC100568566 gene encoding uncharacterized protein LOC100568566, protein MRQCSSSYRMSGLDRRTNVDVQILSAASKAIAEKCFWNACKALSFGLFLMAVGAIMAIIGYYAEQLSSDDIVTKTDSGNSSTSIRTTKTTKKSSHIYKLSYAGPIVMGVGGFIVVAACVMTFEARDRAAKFMSNQLKIMGSGVGGGQVSGHRGHGRQTPSAGYLSRGDSGRSSYQNPCDGGRHKMNKSPSAPNLAAAALASANRGPGGATQSGVGRLPLRHKHAVHVLSSGSGGGGGAGRTLLSPHTLRRQAMSMDTQDYNPLFSPPPIPAQQFGSVDV, encoded by the exons ATGCGGCAATGTAGCTCTTCATATCGGATGTCTGGTTTAGATCGGCGGACAAATGTAGACGTTCAAATTTTAAGTGCTGCTAGTAAAGCAATTGCGGAGAAATGCTTTTGGAACGCATGCAAAGCGTTATCTTTTGGATTGTTTCTGATGGCTGTCGGAGCCATAATGGCCATTATTG GATATTATGCGGAACAGCTTTCATCAGATGACATTGTCACGAAAACTGACAGTGGTAATTCAAGTACATCCATACgtacaacaaaaacaacaaaaaaatcttcTCATATATATAAGTTGTCATATGCCGGACCAATTGTGATGGGCGTTGGAG GGTTCATCGTGGTGGCGGCGTGCGTGATGACTTTCGAGGCGCGTGATCGGGCGGCCAAATTCATGTCCAACCAATTGAAAATAATGGGCAGTGGAGTCGGCGGGGGCCAAGTGTCGGGTCATCGTGGCCACGGTCGGCAGACGCCGTCCGCCGGTTACCTGTCCAGGGGTGACAGCGGCCGGAGCAGCTACCAGAACCCGTGTGACGGCGGACGGCACAAGATGAACAAGAGCCCGTCGGCGCCCAACCTGGCGGCGGCCGCGTTGGCATCGGCGAACCGCGGACCAGGGGGTGCCACACAATCTGGCGTCGGCAGGCTGCCCCTCAGGCACAAGCACGCGGTGCACGTGCTGTCGTCGGGtagcggcggtggcggtggcgcgGGCCGAACGCTGCTCAGTCCGCACACTTTGCGTCGGCAGGCCATGTCAATGGACACGCAAGACTACAACCCGCTGTTCTCGCCGCCCCCGATCCCGGCACAGCAGTTCGGGTCTGTTGACGTATAG